ACGTGAAGGGCAAGACGCTGATGCCGGGCCTGGTGGACGTGCACTGGCACGGGTCCATGGGCGTGGACGGGTTGATGCCGGAGCAGAGCTGGGTGCAGGCGGCGTCGCTGGCGTTCGGCGTGACGACGTTGCACGACCCGTCCAACCACTCGGAGGCCATCTTCGCCGCGAGCGAGCTGGGCAAGGCGGGGATGCTGACGTCGCCGCGCATCTTCTCCACGGGCACCATCCTGTACGGAGCGGCGAGCGCGGACGCGCACGTCGAAATCGACACGCTGGACGATGCGCGCCGGCACCTGCGGCGGATGAAGGCGCTGGGGGCGTTCAGCGTGAAGAGCTACAACCAGCCCCGGCGCGACCAGCGGCAGAAGATTCTCCAGGCGGCGCGCGAGCTGGACATGCTGGTGGTGCCCGAGGGCGGCTCGCTGCTCCAGCACAACCTGACCATGGTGGTGGACGGGCACTCGAGCTTGGAGCACTCGCTGCCGGTGGCGCGCATCTACGACGACGTGCGCCAGCTGTGGAAGGGCACGCGGGTGGGCTACACGCCGACGCTGGGCGTGGCCTACGGCGGGCTCATGGGGGAGAACTACTGGTACCAGAAGACGAACGTCTGGGAGGACACGCGCCTCATGTCGTTCGTGCCCCGCCGCGTGGTGGACGGGCGCTCACGGCGCCGCGTGATGATTCCGGACGAGGAGTTCAACCACCAGAACGTGGCCCGCGTGGCGAAGGAGCTGAACGACCTGGGCGTGAGCGTGCAACTGGGCGCGCACGGTCAGCGTGAAGGCCTGGCGGCGCACTGGGAGCTGGCGATGTTCGTGCAGGGCGGCATGTCGCCGATGCAGGCGTTGCGCGCGGGCACGCTGAATGGCGCGCGTCACCTGGGCATGGACAAGGACCTGGGCTCGCTGGAGGTGGGGAAGCTGGCGGACCTGGTGGTGCTGGACAAGAACCCGCTGGAGGACATCTCCAACAGCCGCACGGTGCGCTACACGATGGTGAACGGCCGGCTGTACGACGCGAACACGCTGAACGAAGTGGGCACGCGGCAGCGCACGCGCGCGAAGTTCTACTTCGAGAAGGACGGCAACGAGGGCTGGAGCCCCCGCGCCACCACGCACGCCACGGAGCAGGTCTGCGATTAGGGTTCGTGCTGTTGTTTTGTGGAGCTGTCGCGGGCTGCGCAGGTGGCCCGCGACAGTTCCGGCAGTCCCTGGGCCCTGGGCCCGGGCCGGGCTGCGTCAGCACGGTGGATTGCCAATGCAAGAGCGGCTCGGCGGCGGCGTGCGAGCAAGTGGAGATGATGAAGCCGCCCCGGCCCCGGAATCCGAACCTGTTGCCTCCACCTGGGGCGGACAAGGAACTGGAGAAGACGGAGAAGGAACGGGTCAGGGAGACCTGCACCCAGGACTACGTTCGCTGTGTCGATGCGGGCGGAGACAGCATGCCAGGACGGGTGGAAGGAGAGAGCCGTTGTGACTCGTGTCGGTCTTATTGCATGGCGAACGGGTTCTGGCCTGACGCCGTATATAGCTGGAACGGAATGCCGCTGAGATGCCCGCGAAAATGAGGAACGCGTTCCAGGATCCGCCATTCCGTGACCCGAACTGGCAGGCCTACATCCTGGATGTCGAGGAGACGAGCGCGCTGGCCCCCAGGGACTGGCCGCGCTTCCGTGCGGGACTGAGGCAGGTGGAACGGCGCCATGCGGGACGGGTGCCGTCGGCCTCTCTTCACCGGGATCTCGCCAAGATGGTGTTCTTCTGCGCCGCGCACTGGGGGCAGACCCCACGGATCGTAAGAGGCGCCCTGCGTGCGTACTTGAAGCATCCGGTGGACACCCGGATGTACTCGTACACGGCCGCTGAGTACTGGCAGTGGGCGTTCAAGGTCTCCCCGGCGGACCTGCCCGCCGCGGAGGCCATGCTCGCGGAGGTCCGCGAGTACCTTCCATCCCTGGACGACCACGAGCGCCGCAACACGGAAGGCCTGCTGGCCTTCCTGGAGCGCCAGCGCGGCTGACCTCTCAGCGGGCCGTCGCGGCCACCTGGGCCAGGGCCTGCTGTATCTGCGGCAGTGCGTAGGGCTTCGGCAGCACCACCACGCCCAGCCACTGCTGCGGATCCCCGTCCAGCGCCGCGCGGCCGTGGCCGGACGCGATGATGATGCGCATGGCGGGCTTTCGCAGCGCCACCTCGCGCGCCAGGTCCACGCCGGACATGCCCGGCAGCGTCACGTCCGTGAAGAGCACGTCGAACCGCTCCGCCGCCAGCGCCACCCGCGCCTCCTCCGCGCTCGCCACCGACATCACCGCGTGGCCCAGCAGCCCCAGCAGCTCACCGGCGGACGAGCGGATGTCCTCGTCGTCCTCCACCAGCAGCACGCGCATCCGCCGCGCGGCCTCCTGTGTCGCCGACGTGTCCCCGGCACGAGGCACCTCCGGCCACTGGAGCTTCGGCGTCACCATCCGCTGCTGCCGCTGGTCCAGCAGTGCCCGCACCTTGCGCGCCAGGTCCTCGCGCCGGTACGGCTTGGACAGCAGGCTCACGCCCGGATCCAACCGGCCGCCGTGCACGATGGCGTTCTCCGTGTAGCCGGACGTGAAGAGCACCTCGATGTCCGGCTGCAGCGCCTTCGCCTGCCGCGCCAGCTCCGGACTGCGCACCGGCCCCGGCATCACCACGTCCGTGAAGAGCAGGTCCACCGCCACGCCGCTCTTCAGGATGGACAGCGCGCTCTGGCCGTCCACCGCGCGCAACACGCGGTAGCCCAGCTCCGTCAGCAGTTCCACCACCGTGGCGCGGACCTCCGCGTCGTCCTCCACCGCGAGGATGGTCTCCTTCCCGCCCTCCACGGGCCCCGTCACCACCTCCGTCACCGGCGCCTCCGGCTGGAAGGCGCGCGGCAGGTACACCTTCACCGTCGTGCCGTGACCCAACTCGCTGTAGATCTTCACGTGCCCGCCGGACTGCTTCACGAAGCCGTACACCATGCTCAGCCCCAGGCCCGTGCCCCGGCCCTCCGGCTTCGTGGTGAAGAAGGGCTCGAACGCGCGCTCCATCACCTCCTGCGACATGCCCCCGCCCGTGTCCGACACCGCCAGCAGCACGTACGCCCCGGCCATCACCTCCGGGTGCGCCTGCGCGTAGTGGTCGTCCAGCGACGCGTTGCTCAACTCCAGCGTCAGCTTCCCGGCGCCCCCCATCGCGTCGCGCGCGTTGATGGCCAGGTTGAGGATGACGTTCTCCAACTGGTGCGGATCCGCCATCGTGTTCCACAGCCCGCCGCCGATGACCGTCTCCACCTCCACGTCCTCGCCCAGCGCGCGGCGCAGGAGGTCGTCCATGCCCCGCACCAGCCGGCCCAGGCTCAACGAGCGAGGCTCCAGCGGCTGCCGCCGCGAGAACGCCAGCAACTGCCCGGACAGCCGGGCCCCGCGCTCCACCGCGCCCAGCGCTGACCGAACCCGATTCAAGCCCCGCTCGTTGCCCGCGACATCTCGCTGGAGCAGTTGCAGGTTGCCGCCCACCACCTGGAGCAGGTTGTTGAAGTCGTGCGCCACGCCGCCCGTGAGCTTCCCCACCGCCTCCATCTTCTGCGCCTGCCGCAGCTGCTCCTCTGTCTGCCGCTGCTCGGTGACGTCGCGCCCGCTGGCGTACAGCACGCCGTCCTCCGGCACCGGCACCGCCGTCCAGGAGATGCGCCGGTAGCCGCCGTGCTTGCACCGATAGGAACTCTCGAAGTTCAGCGTGGGATTTCCTCCCTCCAGGCGGTGCACCTCGGAGCGCGTTCGCGAGTAGTCATCCGGGCGCTCCAGCCACTCCGACGTGCGGCCCAGCAGCTCCTCCTCCGTCCACCCCAGCATCTGCGTCCAGGCCGGGTTGACGCTGAGGAACTTCCCCTCCGACAGGCTCCCCACCACCAGCAGGTCCTGGGACACGTTCCACACGCGGTCCCGCTCCCGGGTGCGCTGCGCCACGCGCTGCTCCAGCGTCTCGTTGGCCCGCTTCAGGTCCGACAGCGCCTTGAGCCTGGACAGCGTCGCCCACACGCGGTCGGCGACGTTGCGTGACAGCTCGATCTCCTCCGCGGTCCACGTGCGCGGCTGCACGTCGTGCAGGAACAGCACCGCCACGAACCGGCCGTGCTCCAGCAGCGGGATGTTGAACAGTGCCCGGATGCCTACCTGCTCCAGCGTGGCCGCATGGGGCGCCGTGCGCGGGTCCTTCCGCACGTCCGGGATGGTCACCACCTCGCCCTTCAGGAGGTCTTCCAGGAACACGCCGTAGTCGTGGAAGCGGTGCACGCCCTCCACGCGCGCCACGTCCGGCGAGGCCACCCAGTTCGGGTGCATCAGCACCAGCGCGTGCGCCGCGTCCACCGTGCCGTAGCCCGCGCGCGGCACGTCCAGCATCCGCCCCACCACCTCCATGGCGAGCTTCGCGGCGGCGTCCGGGGACGAGGCCTCGCGCAGCCGGTCCGCCATCTCCAGCAGCGCCGTCTGCCGCAGCTCCGCCCTCTTGCGCGCGTCGATGTCCACCAGCACGCCGGGAAAGCGCAGCGGCGCGCCCTGCGCGGAAAGGTGGCAGTGGCCGCTGGCCTCCACCCACCGGTGCGCGCCGTCGGCGCGGAGCACGCGGTACTCGGAGCGGTACGCACCGCCCGTCTCCAGCACGCGGGCGATGAGCGCTTCCACCCGGGGCCGGTCCTCCGGGTGGATGGCGGCCACGAACTGGGAGATGGGCAGACCTTCGCGCGCCTGCACGGGGTCCAGTGAGAAGGAGTGCGCGAAGCGCTCGTCCGCGACGACGCGGTTGTCGGGCACGTCCCACACCCAGGTGCCAATCATTGCCTCGGCGTTCAGCGCCAATTGCACGCGCTCGTTCGCCTCGCGCAAGGCATCGTCGGCCTGGTGGCGCTCGGTGATGTCCTGGGTGATGCCCACCAGCTGCACCGGCTTGCCGGCCGCGTCGTACACCAGCGACGCGCGCCGGTGGATCCACCGCACGGCCCCGGTGTCATGACGGCGGATGCGGTACTCCACCGACGGCGTGACCCGCCCCGAGGAGCGCGTGCGCGCGTTGGACACGTGGTGCCGGTCCTCCTCCAGCGCGAGCGCCTCGATGACCGATGCGGGCAGCATGTCCGAGACCGGCACGCCGTACAGCCGGCAGAACTCCGGCGTCACCGTCAGCTGGTTGGTGGCGATGTCCAGCGTGAACACGCCAATGCCGCCCGCCTCCTGGGCCAGCCGCAGCTGTTCCTGCCTCACGCGCGCGTCGGCGTTCCCTCCAGGGGGCGCTGGGACGTCGGGGACCGTGCCAGCTCCGTCATCCAGGCCCGCGGCGCGCAGGCGGAATCGCAGACGTTCG
This DNA window, taken from Corallococcus exiguus, encodes the following:
- a CDS encoding hybrid sensor histidine kinase/response regulator produces the protein MIVPLSETEQALRAEVERLRFRLRAAGLDDGAGTVPDVPAPPGGNADARVRQEQLRLAQEAGGIGVFTLDIATNQLTVTPEFCRLYGVPVSDMLPASVIEALALEEDRHHVSNARTRSSGRVTPSVEYRIRRHDTGAVRWIHRRASLVYDAAGKPVQLVGITQDITERHQADDALREANERVQLALNAEAMIGTWVWDVPDNRVVADERFAHSFSLDPVQAREGLPISQFVAAIHPEDRPRVEALIARVLETGGAYRSEYRVLRADGAHRWVEASGHCHLSAQGAPLRFPGVLVDIDARKRAELRQTALLEMADRLREASSPDAAAKLAMEVVGRMLDVPRAGYGTVDAAHALVLMHPNWVASPDVARVEGVHRFHDYGVFLEDLLKGEVVTIPDVRKDPRTAPHAATLEQVGIRALFNIPLLEHGRFVAVLFLHDVQPRTWTAEEIELSRNVADRVWATLSRLKALSDLKRANETLEQRVAQRTRERDRVWNVSQDLLVVGSLSEGKFLSVNPAWTQMLGWTEEELLGRTSEWLERPDDYSRTRSEVHRLEGGNPTLNFESSYRCKHGGYRRISWTAVPVPEDGVLYASGRDVTEQRQTEEQLRQAQKMEAVGKLTGGVAHDFNNLLQVVGGNLQLLQRDVAGNERGLNRVRSALGAVERGARLSGQLLAFSRRQPLEPRSLSLGRLVRGMDDLLRRALGEDVEVETVIGGGLWNTMADPHQLENVILNLAINARDAMGGAGKLTLELSNASLDDHYAQAHPEVMAGAYVLLAVSDTGGGMSQEVMERAFEPFFTTKPEGRGTGLGLSMVYGFVKQSGGHVKIYSELGHGTTVKVYLPRAFQPEAPVTEVVTGPVEGGKETILAVEDDAEVRATVVELLTELGYRVLRAVDGQSALSILKSGVAVDLLFTDVVMPGPVRSPELARQAKALQPDIEVLFTSGYTENAIVHGGRLDPGVSLLSKPYRREDLARKVRALLDQRQQRMVTPKLQWPEVPRAGDTSATQEAARRMRVLLVEDDEDIRSSAGELLGLLGHAVMSVASAEEARVALAAERFDVLFTDVTLPGMSGVDLAREVALRKPAMRIIIASGHGRAALDGDPQQWLGVVVLPKPYALPQIQQALAQVAATAR